The DNA sequence GACAGTGCAGCAGGCAGCAAGAAATGTCTATAAAGATGCCGTTATTGCGCCATACTTAATGTTCGCCGGCTCTGACGCCAAGCATTATGACTCTGTCTCCAAAAACACATACAGGTTCCTGCCTGTCCACATCACCTCAGAAGACCTGAACCGGATGCACGGAACAGATGAACATATTTCAATTGAAAACTATCTGAACGCAATTGCCTTTTATGCAGAAATCATGAGAGAGGCGGATGCAGCAGAATAGTTGCACTTGTCCTTTCAATGTCCATTTGCTGTGCTCGGCACAGTTCATGGGCATTTTTCATTTGTTCGGAACATTTTTACAGTGTATGATTCTCTTATCTGAAAAACTTTTAAAAAGGTGAATCTATTTATGTCCCGTACAATCGTCCGCAGTGCCGCCGCTGCACAGCTTTTCTTTCTCCTGTCTCTGCCATTCATCGGCAATCTGATTCAATATCTGCATCCGCTCGCTTTAATTGTCGTATGGGCCAGCATTACCAGCTTCACAATTACAGCTGGTCTGCTGATCCGCGGTGAAAAGCTGCCATTAAACAAATATCTAATTCTGCTCGTTTTTGCCTTCTATAGCGCTTCCCTCCTGGTCCTGCTTTTTTTCAGGCCGGGTGATCATGCTAATGCAAACTATAACTTAGACCCCTTCAGTACGATTGAATTTTATTTAGCCGGACGGGTGGACTTCCTGGTTGCCTTTTATAATTTAGCTGCAAATGTCCTGCTGTTCGTCCCTTTTGGGCTTTTTCTCCTTTCCCTTTTGAAAAAGCAGTCTTTCTTTACTCTGCTGGCCATTCCGTTTGCAGCTATATCGGCCATTGAGATAGCACAGTTTCTAAGCAGGCGGGGCAGCCTGGACATTGATGATCTGATCCTGAACATGTCAGGAGTATTTTTGGGGTATGCTTTATTGCCGCTTCTAAAGAGATCTTACCGGATTAAGTGATTTAAAAAATCAGCAGCCATAAAAAAACCAATCAGCTATTTAGGCTGATTGGTTTTTGGGTTTATGCAAGCTCAATCCCTCCAGTGACGCCATATACCTGGGCGGTCACATAGCTGGATTCTTCAGAAGCAAGGAACACGTAGACGCTAGACAGTTCGACCGGCTGTCCGGCACGCTTAAGCGGTGTATCCTGGCCAAATGTCGGGATGACTTCCTGAGGCTGCCCTCCGGAAATCTGCAGCGGTGTCCAGATTGGCCCTGGCGCCACAGAATTAACACGGATTCCTTTTGAAGCTACCTGTTTAGCCAGTCCCCGCGTAAAACCGTTGATGGCAAACTTAGTTGCAGCATAATCCAGCAGGTTCGGACTCGGGTTGTATCCCTGCACAGAAGAAGTGGTGATGATAGAAGCTCCTTCAGGCAGATGCGGAAGTGCCGCCTGAACGGTCCAGTAAAGGGAGAATACATTGATCTCAAATGTTTTGCGGAGCTGTTCGCTTGAAAGATCTTCAATATTTTCTACTGCCTGCTGCTTGCCGGCAACAAGGGCAAGAACATCAAGTCCTCCCAATTCTGATTGAGCCTGTCCGACCATGTCTTTGCAGAATGACTCTTCGCTTAAATCACCAGGGATAAGAACGGCTTTGCGGCCTTCAGCTTCAATCAGCTTCTTTACCTCTTCAGCATCTTTCTGCTCCTCAGGGAGATAATTGATTGCTACATCTGCACCTTCGCGGGCATATGCAATGGCTGCAGCACGGCCAATCCCGGAATCACCGCCGGTCACCAGTGCCTTTCTCCCCTTCAGTCGACCAGTTCCTTTATAGCTTTTCTCACCACAGTCAGGCTGAGGATCCTTCATCTCATTCTGGACCCCTGGCGGCTCCTGATACTGCTTCGGGAAATCTCCATTGAAGAATTGTTTTAGCGGATTTTCAGGGTTTGACATAGTCCAGCACTCCTTTTATAAATTTAGTCTCAATACATAAAAAGCCTGCTGCTAAGATTGTGCAGCACTTCACTATGTATTCGTACTAATAACATTCCCTTTTCTGGTGGCGATAAACTAGCAGAGGGGGATTTTGATTGAGAGCGGAAATTTGTAACTAGTTGGATTTTATGTAGAACCATTCAGTTTTTGTGTAGAATTCTAGTATTTTTAAGTAGAATTAATAAATTTTCAGATAGAATTAGGCTGATTTTATGTAGAATTACTAATCTTCCACAAATAAACCCGCCTTTTTGAGGGCGGGAATGATAATAATCAGGCGGAATGCTGCCAATCTGAGAAATACAAGCTCGGTAACCTCTCTGCACATGGCAGATTACGAAAAACCAGTCTAAATTAGGAAGCTGTTTAAGAAGGCTTGCATCACTTTTCGGCTGGTCATATTGCCAGCAGCCCGTATTTTTTAAAAATAGTTATACATGATCCTGTGAAGAATTTTCAGCAGACAGTCCCACTTAATCACAATAAGAGTCTGTGCTGCAGCGGCGCGCACAATGCTGGGTAAGTGCTTCAATAGCTTTTCTTACATCCGAAACTGTGATGAATATGGCATTTTCCTCACCAAAGAACAACGCTTTCACTTCGGTCCTGCACCAAAGAAGTCCATAGATCTGATTGATGAAGCCTGGCACACCTGCCGGGGTCTCTGTATTGGCAACGATTATTTCTATTTCCTTATAACGTATGCCTAAATTATGAAGAATCCTCCTGGCGGCACGCAAAGATTCCTGTGTCTGGCCCTCAGGGGCTCCTGCCACAAGCCTGACAAAATTCTTCCGGCTTTTATCCTTTGCCACCAGAATTCCTGTGATATTTACTGACATATGTGCTAATTTCTCCAATACAAGTGCCAGCTTTTTATCAGAAGCATAAAAGATAAATTGTCTTCGAATGTCAATGTCAATATTAAATTCATCAGAGCCATAGGGGTAGTTCATGTCATCCACTCCTTTACATAGATTTCCCTATATTCTATGAAAGGCAGTGGATTAAGGCTTGGACAAATATATTGCGTAAAAGGCACATTTCCTCATTCCTGAATGTAAAAAAGCCAGGATTCTTGTTCCCGGCTTTTTCGTTTACTTTTTCTTCACATCATCATTCGGTGAATCTCCTGTTGCTTTAAAGCCTTTGCTATTATTCGAGCCAAAGGTCTGGCCGTCATTTGTTACTTTAGCCCCTTCAGGAAAATTGTCCTTTGTTTTCATAGTCGTCACCCCTTTTGCTTATTATTGCACTGCAAAATAATATTATTCTTATGAAAATGGTTAAATTTTCTTAATATATTGACTGTTTATGGTATATAATAAATAATACTTATAAGTAATATAATCTTCAGGAGATAAATTTATGGCTAATCGAGGACGCAAGAAAGGCTCCATTGGGAAAAACAGCAAAAATCTGCTTTTAAAGATTGCTGCAGAGGAATTTGCAGAGAAGGGATTTCACGATGCCAAGATCAGCACAATTGTAAAAAAGGCAGGATTGACCCAGCCCTCCTTTTATCTGTATTTTCCAAGCAAGGAAGCAATTTTCCACGAACTGATCATGGAATTTCAGCAAAGGCTATCTAATTTAACAGAAGCAAGCCGAATAGAGCCAGGTGTAGAGTTGTCTCAGCTTCCCCTAAGAATTAAATCTGGACTTTATGGCATTTTCCATTTTTTCAATGAAAATCAAATGCTTGCTAAGATCGGTTTTTTTGTGAATCCCAATGCAGAAAGCATAAAAACGCAAATGGCTGCCCAAATCCATCACAACCTTCTTTCCGAGCAAAGAGCAGGCTACTTCCGGGAAAATGCTAACATGGAACTGGCTGCTGCGAGCCTTGCAGGTGCTATTGAAAGGCTTGCAGTCACAGAGATTTTTACGGGGAAGAAATCACCCGATATATTGGCAGCGGAAATAGTAGATCTCTTTCTCTACGGACTGATCAACAATAAGAAGGAAATGAACAGGGGGCTATCCTATGGAGGAAAAACAGCAAATTGATCCTGAATGGAGACTGTTAATTCTAAAAGCCAGACACTTAGGATTATCAAAGAATGAAGTGCGCCGCTTTATTCAAGGTTCAAACGGTTCAAAGACCCCCTTGAAGATACAGCTTGCCAGCAAATCAAAGCAAGAAGGAGACAAACAACATGAAATTCTTCCCCGGCAGCAAAGATAATATCCCTCATGAGCTAGATATAATGAATTCCCACCCGGAATTTTATACTATTGCCACAGGGAAGCCTATTCTATCACAAGAAGATATTATAAGGACTATCTAGAAGATTCTATGCTGAAAAAAGAAAGATATTTAATTGGCATTAATAACATTCCAGCAGGCATTATTGAATTTATCATGAAAAACACAAAGTTTTTCACCAAAAGATTCACGAATTTAAACATTTTTCAGCTAATTAGGGAATAAGCTGCCCATTAATCTGCATAGCTTTGTACTTTTGATTTAAATAAAAATATAAAGCCTTTGTTGCGGAGGCAAAGGCTTTATAAAAGAAAAAATTTATTGTTGATCCAGCAGTTTTTTCAGTTTGCCTGCTGCTCCTTATCGGCAAGATAAAATCGTTCTCCTTCTTTAAGGACCGCTGTCCCGTCCTCTGTGTACCATAAATAAGCAAATTTCTCGGCAACTCCTTGTTTTGGCCGTTTTAAAACAAAAGCAGTATCTGCTGTTCTGCCGGGCTCCCCAATTGAATTTTTTACTGTCAAATCGTCCAATAAAGACCGGAGCTGCTGGATTTGAGCGGAATCATCCACTTCAGTATGAAACCGGACCCCTTCAACTCCAGCCTCATGAAAAGGTTTGCCGACTGACAAAACTTCTTCAGCCGAACAGCCAGCCAAAATAGCAGCCAGCATAAGTAATAACAGTATTAGAATGTTTTTCTTCACTTTCAAAAACCCCTTAGACTTCTCTCTGGATAAGCTAAAAGGACATCACCCTTTTATGAAAATAAGCAGTGAGCTAACTTTATGAAGAACATTTTATAAGCATAGATGAAGTTTCATGCTCACCTGCCTGCAGCCTGCGGGAAGCTTTGGTAATGCCCAGCCAAAGCCATAAAAAAAGGAAGCCGTGAAAGGCTCCTTTCTTAAAGTTCTTTTAAGACAGCCATCTCCCTGCCGAATCTATCTCTCTTATCAATAAAACCAAGGCTTGCATATAAGTGATGTGCAGCCAGATTGTCAGGATGATAGCCAACCGCTATACTCCTGGCACCTGGCAGCTGTGCCATTTGCTCAATCATCAGGAGCGCGGCTGCTTTTCCAATCCCCTGCCCTTGCATACTGGAATCAATCATGATTCTGTATACCCAGATAGAATCCAATTCTTCTGGAACAGTATTATACATCAATAAGCCTGCCATTTTTCCATTATTTAAAATGGCAAAAGCTCTTAAGGTCTGTTCATAATGAGACTGCAGGATTGATACTGCATTAGGCTCCATATAAGCCTCCTGGTCACTGGCTACCTTCAGCTGGCAGCATTCATACCAATTTTCTTCATTGATTTCTTGTAAATTAATCATTGTTTTCCCCTTTCATCATAAGGGGAATGCTCGACTATTTTGTTAAGAAGCCGTATTCCCCTCTGTGCTGTTATGCTTTCTTACTGAATTGTTTGGCATAATGAACGCCTCCTTTAACTAACTGGTCCAGTTATATACTGGCATTCTTATAATAGCAGAATTTTCTATCTTCGCCTATATTTCTCTTATAGGATTACCGCTTTTCCTTTAAAAGAGAATAAAGGTATGTATCATTTGCTTTTCCATCCTGATACATATACCCCCTCAGCAGACCTTCCTTTTCAAAGCCCAGCTTGCAAAGGAGCTTATTAGATGCATGGTTCTCAAGAAACACAACCGCCCCGATCCTGGACAGTTCCATTTCTTCAAAACCGTAAGCAATTGCCTTTTCGGCAGCCTCTAAAGCATATCCTTTCCCCCAATAGCCAGGATGAAGCTCATAGCCTATTTCAGCGCGATGGTGCTTGGGGAGCCAAGAGTTAAACCCGATGGTGCCAATCAGCCTATCAGTTCCTTTTATTTCAATAGCCCAGCGGACTCCCCTTTTATCGTTGAAGTTTTTTTGAAAAGAACGGATCATTTCTTCAGCCTGTTCTACCCGCTGGAAAGCATCCTGTCCGTAATGGCGTACAATATCACTTCTCGAAAAGTACTCAAACAGGCTTGCCGCATCCTCCATCACAATCTCCCTTAGCCTTAATCTCTCTGTCTCGAGTTCTTCAAACATTTATTCTCCCCCTCGGAAAGTCATTTTCTATTTTACAGATATTTTCCCAATTGTTAAATACTTACTTTTTCAGTTAGTATAATAGTGTAGACTTATAGGCAGGCAGGTGTACGATGAAAAAATACATAATGATGCTTCTGATTTGTTCAATATTTTTATCGGGATGTCAATTGAAGCCTCAAGCGGTATTAACAGAAGATGAGATGATGAATAAAGAAATGCTGAAACCAGAAGACCTGCTTTCTCCTGACGTAATGAAAAAGGATTTTGATTTCATGAAAACAA is a window from the Bacillus infantis NRRL B-14911 genome containing:
- a CDS encoding VanZ family protein, whose protein sequence is MSRTIVRSAAAAQLFFLLSLPFIGNLIQYLHPLALIVVWASITSFTITAGLLIRGEKLPLNKYLILLVFAFYSASLLVLLFFRPGDHANANYNLDPFSTIEFYLAGRVDFLVAFYNLAANVLLFVPFGLFLLSLLKKQSFFTLLAIPFAAISAIEIAQFLSRRGSLDIDDLILNMSGVFLGYALLPLLKRSYRIK
- a CDS encoding SDR family oxidoreductase, which encodes MSNPENPLKQFFNGDFPKQYQEPPGVQNEMKDPQPDCGEKSYKGTGRLKGRKALVTGGDSGIGRAAAIAYAREGADVAINYLPEEQKDAEEVKKLIEAEGRKAVLIPGDLSEESFCKDMVGQAQSELGGLDVLALVAGKQQAVENIEDLSSEQLRKTFEINVFSLYWTVQAALPHLPEGASIITTSSVQGYNPSPNLLDYAATKFAINGFTRGLAKQVASKGIRVNSVAPGPIWTPLQISGGQPQEVIPTFGQDTPLKRAGQPVELSSVYVFLASEESSYVTAQVYGVTGGIELA
- a CDS encoding TetR/AcrR family transcriptional regulator translates to MANRGRKKGSIGKNSKNLLLKIAAEEFAEKGFHDAKISTIVKKAGLTQPSFYLYFPSKEAIFHELIMEFQQRLSNLTEASRIEPGVELSQLPLRIKSGLYGIFHFFNENQMLAKIGFFVNPNAESIKTQMAAQIHHNLLSEQRAGYFRENANMELAAASLAGAIERLAVTEIFTGKKSPDILAAEIVDLFLYGLINNKKEMNRGLSYGGKTAN
- a CDS encoding anti-repressor SinI family protein encodes the protein MEEKQQIDPEWRLLILKARHLGLSKNEVRRFIQGSNGSKTPLKIQLASKSKQEGDKQHEILPRQQR
- a CDS encoding GNAT family N-acetyltransferase — its product is MINLQEINEENWYECCQLKVASDQEAYMEPNAVSILQSHYEQTLRAFAILNNGKMAGLLMYNTVPEELDSIWVYRIMIDSSMQGQGIGKAAALLMIEQMAQLPGARSIAVGYHPDNLAAHHLYASLGFIDKRDRFGREMAVLKEL
- a CDS encoding GNAT family N-acetyltransferase, yielding MFEELETERLRLREIVMEDAASLFEYFSRSDIVRHYGQDAFQRVEQAEEMIRSFQKNFNDKRGVRWAIEIKGTDRLIGTIGFNSWLPKHHRAEIGYELHPGYWGKGYALEAAEKAIAYGFEEMELSRIGAVVFLENHASNKLLCKLGFEKEGLLRGYMYQDGKANDTYLYSLLKEKR